In the genome of Pseudomonadota bacterium, the window ACGGAAGATACGCCGTGCCCTATCGTTCTTCGTCGCGTAGCGCGCGTATGAGCTCGGTGCTTGGCGCGCGCCACCCTGTCATGTGAGCACGAAAAGCGGCGCGGGACTGAATGGGAACCTTCGGCCTCTCAACGGCGGCTATGCGGGCCACGGGCTGACCGTGGCGCGTGATGATGACCTCTTCGCCGTTTTCGACGCGGTTGACCAACTCACTCAAATGGGCCTTTGCTTCGGCAAGACTAACAGTGCGCATAATTATTATGACTAATTAATTGGTCAT includes:
- a CDS encoding type II toxin-antitoxin system prevent-host-death family antitoxin; the protein is MRTVSLAEAKAHLSELVNRVENGEEVIITRHGQPVARIAAVERPKVPIQSRAAFRAHMTGWRAPSTELIRALRDEER